Proteins encoded in a region of the Pseudomonas shahriarae genome:
- a CDS encoding YebC/PmpR family DNA-binding transcriptional regulator, translated as MAGHSKWANIKHRKERQDAKKGKIFTKWIRELTVAARQGGGDPGSNPRLRLALDKALGANMSRDIIDRAVARGAGAADTDDMVELTYEGYGPGGVAVMVECMTDNRNRTAAAVRHAFSKCGGNLGTDGSVAYLFERKGQITFAPGTDEDALMEAAMEADADDVVTNEDGSIDVFTSFAGFYAVRNALEAAGFKGTDAEIVMLPTTSAELDLDGAQKVLKMLDMLEDLDDVQNVYSNADIPEDVAAQLV; from the coding sequence ATGGCTGGCCATTCCAAGTGGGCGAACATCAAGCACCGCAAAGAGCGTCAGGATGCCAAAAAAGGCAAGATCTTCACCAAGTGGATTCGTGAACTGACGGTTGCTGCCCGCCAGGGTGGCGGTGATCCGGGCTCCAACCCGCGCCTGCGCCTGGCGCTGGACAAGGCCCTGGGCGCCAACATGAGTCGCGACATCATCGACCGTGCCGTGGCCCGTGGCGCCGGTGCGGCGGATACCGACGACATGGTCGAGCTGACCTACGAAGGCTACGGCCCGGGCGGCGTCGCGGTGATGGTCGAGTGCATGACCGACAACCGCAACCGTACTGCGGCAGCCGTGCGCCATGCGTTCAGCAAGTGTGGCGGTAACCTCGGCACGGATGGCTCGGTGGCCTATCTGTTCGAGCGCAAGGGGCAGATTACCTTTGCGCCGGGTACGGATGAAGATGCGCTGATGGAAGCCGCGATGGAGGCGGATGCCGACGACGTGGTGACCAACGAAGACGGCTCCATCGACGTGTTTACCTCGTTTGCCGGCTTCTACGCGGTGCGTAACGCCCTGGAAGCCGCTGGTTTCAAGGGCACCGACGCGGAAATCGTCATGCTGCCGACCACCAGTGCCGAACTGGACCTGGACGGCGCGCAGAAGGTGCTCAAGATGCTGGATATGCTTGAAGACCTGGATGATGTGCAGAACGTCTACTCCAACGCCGACATTCCAGAAGACGTGGCCGCACAGCTAGTCTGA
- the aspS gene encoding aspartate--tRNA ligase, whose amino-acid sequence MMRSHYCGQLNETLEGQEITLCGWVHRRRDHGGVIFLDIRDRDGLAQVVFDPDRAESFAAADRVRSEYVVKITGKVRLRPAGATNANMASGMIEVLGYELEVLNESETPPFPLNEFSDVGEETRLRYRFLDLRRPEMAEKLRLRSRMTTSIRRFLDENGFLDVETPILTRATPEGARDYLVPSRTHAGSFFALPQSPQLFKQLLMVAGFDRYYQIAKCFRDEDLRADRQPEFTQIDIETSFLDEKEIMGLTEEMIRNLFKEVLGLEFGEFPHMTFEEAMRRYGSDKPDLRNPLELVDVADQLKEVDFKVFSGPANDPKCRIAALRVPGGASMPRKQIDDYTKFVGIYGAKGLAYIKVNERAKGVEGLQSPIVKNIPEDKLNVILDRVGAVDGDIVFFGADKAKIVSEALGALRIKLGHDLDLLTCKWAPMWVVDFPMFEENDDGSFSALHHPFTAPKCTPQELEANPAGALSRAYDMVLNGTELGGGSIRIHRKEMQQSVFRLLGINEAEQEEKFGFLLDALKYGAPPHGGLAFGLDRLVMLMTGAQSIREVIAFPKTQSAADVMTQAPGVVDAKALRELHIRLREAPKAE is encoded by the coding sequence ATGATGCGCAGCCACTATTGCGGCCAACTGAACGAGACCCTGGAAGGTCAGGAAATCACCCTTTGCGGATGGGTTCACCGTCGCCGCGACCATGGCGGGGTGATTTTCCTCGATATCCGTGATCGTGATGGTCTGGCCCAGGTGGTATTCGACCCGGATCGCGCCGAGAGCTTCGCCGCCGCCGACCGCGTGCGCAGCGAGTACGTCGTGAAAATCACCGGCAAGGTCCGCCTGCGTCCGGCCGGTGCCACCAACGCCAACATGGCGTCGGGCATGATCGAAGTCCTGGGCTACGAGCTGGAAGTGCTGAACGAGTCGGAAACCCCGCCGTTCCCACTCAACGAGTTCTCTGACGTTGGCGAAGAAACCCGCCTGCGTTATCGCTTCCTCGACCTGCGTCGCCCGGAAATGGCCGAGAAGCTGCGCCTGCGTTCGCGCATGACCACCAGCATCCGTCGCTTCCTGGACGAGAACGGCTTCCTCGACGTCGAGACGCCGATCCTGACCCGCGCTACGCCAGAAGGCGCACGTGACTACCTGGTGCCAAGCCGTACCCACGCCGGTAGCTTCTTCGCCTTGCCGCAATCGCCACAGTTGTTCAAGCAACTGCTGATGGTCGCCGGCTTCGACCGTTACTACCAGATCGCCAAGTGCTTCCGCGACGAAGACCTGCGCGCCGACCGCCAGCCGGAATTCACCCAGATCGACATCGAGACCAGTTTCCTCGATGAAAAAGAGATCATGGGCCTGACCGAAGAAATGATCCGCAACCTGTTCAAGGAAGTGCTGGGTCTGGAATTCGGCGAGTTCCCGCACATGACCTTCGAAGAGGCCATGCGCCGCTACGGTTCCGACAAGCCAGACCTGCGTAACCCGCTGGAACTGGTTGACGTTGCCGACCAGCTCAAGGAAGTCGACTTCAAGGTGTTCAGCGGCCCGGCCAACGACCCGAAATGCCGCATCGCCGCACTGCGTGTGCCAGGCGGCGCGAGCATGCCGCGCAAGCAGATCGACGACTACACCAAGTTCGTGGGTATCTACGGTGCCAAGGGCCTGGCGTACATCAAGGTCAACGAGCGCGCCAAGGGTGTTGAAGGCCTGCAGTCGCCAATCGTCAAGAACATCCCGGAAGACAAGCTCAATGTGATCCTCGATCGCGTTGGCGCAGTCGATGGCGATATCGTGTTCTTCGGTGCCGACAAGGCCAAGATCGTCAGCGAAGCCCTGGGCGCGCTGCGGATCAAGCTGGGTCACGACCTCGACCTGCTGACCTGCAAGTGGGCCCCGATGTGGGTTGTCGACTTCCCGATGTTCGAAGAAAACGACGACGGCAGCTTCAGCGCCCTGCACCACCCGTTCACCGCACCCAAGTGCACGCCACAGGAGCTGGAAGCCAACCCGGCCGGCGCGTTGTCCCGTGCCTACGACATGGTGCTCAACGGTACTGAGTTGGGCGGCGGTTCGATCCGTATCCACCGCAAGGAGATGCAACAGTCGGTGTTCCGCCTGCTGGGCATCAACGAAGCGGAACAGGAGGAGAAGTTCGGCTTCCTGCTCGATGCCCTGAAATACGGTGCTCCACCCCACGGTGGCCTGGCCTTCGGCCTTGACCGCCTGGTGATGCTGATGACCGGTGCCCAGTCGATCCGTGAAGTGATTGCCTTCCCGAAAACCCAGAGTGCTGCGGACGTCATGACCCAGGCTCCAGGTGTGGTGGATGCCAAGGCACTGCGCGAGCTGCACATCCGTCTGCGCGAGGCGCCGAAGGCTGAGTAA
- a CDS encoding FmdB family zinc ribbon protein: MPMYDYQCASCGHQLEAIQKISDAPLVDCPACQAPELKKMLSMPGFRLSGSGWYETDFKTGAKKNLAGGDKAD, encoded by the coding sequence ATGCCCATGTACGATTACCAATGCGCTTCCTGTGGTCACCAGTTGGAAGCCATTCAGAAGATCAGCGACGCGCCGTTGGTCGATTGCCCTGCTTGCCAGGCGCCAGAGCTGAAAAAGATGCTGTCCATGCCGGGTTTTCGCCTGAGCGGTAGCGGCTGGTACGAGACCGACTTCAAGACCGGCGCCAAGAAGAATCTGGCGGGCGGCGACAAAGCAGACTGA
- a CDS encoding ribbon-helix-helix domain-containing protein, with amino-acid sequence MSRSTGKGVLETSGVYKIKIDPFVKGFDMALARPLSRSVRLNGFSTCLRLEEVYWNILGEIARINTCSVSALLSYVDREVHLRYGGVKNFSGLVRVVCVVHALKGQASAVNQAGLI; translated from the coding sequence ATGTCGCGTAGTACGGGTAAAGGTGTGCTGGAAACTTCCGGCGTCTACAAGATAAAGATCGACCCTTTCGTCAAAGGGTTCGATATGGCATTGGCACGGCCACTGTCGCGCTCTGTCCGGTTGAATGGTTTTTCAACATGCCTGCGGCTTGAAGAAGTGTATTGGAATATTCTTGGCGAAATCGCCAGGATCAATACCTGTTCGGTCAGTGCGTTGCTGTCCTACGTGGATCGCGAGGTGCACTTGCGTTATGGCGGGGTGAAGAATTTCAGCGGTCTGGTCCGGGTCGTGTGTGTGGTTCATGCGTTGAAAGGGCAGGCTTCAGCCGTCAATCAGGCGGGCCTTATATAG
- a CDS encoding Dps family protein gives MAIDIGISEEDRKSIVDGLSRLLSDTYVLYLKTHNFHWNVTGPQFRTLHLMFEEQYNELALAVDSIAERIRALGFPAPGAYSIYARLSSIKEEEGVPSAENMIKQLVDGQEAVTRTARGIFPLLDKVSDEPTADLLTQRMQIHEKTAWMLRSLLEGK, from the coding sequence ATGGCAATCGATATCGGTATCAGCGAAGAAGATCGTAAATCCATTGTTGACGGACTTTCACGGCTGCTTTCAGATACCTATGTACTTTATCTGAAAACCCATAACTTTCATTGGAACGTCACGGGGCCACAGTTTCGTACATTGCACTTGATGTTTGAAGAGCAATATAACGAACTGGCGCTGGCGGTTGACTCCATTGCCGAACGTATTCGTGCCCTGGGCTTTCCTGCGCCGGGTGCCTACTCTATCTATGCCCGTCTGTCTTCGATCAAGGAAGAAGAAGGCGTGCCCAGTGCTGAAAACATGATCAAGCAACTTGTCGATGGGCAGGAAGCTGTTACCCGCACCGCACGTGGGATCTTCCCGTTACTTGATAAAGTCAGCGATGAGCCGACTGCGGACTTGCTGACCCAGCGTATGCAGATCCACGAAAAGACCGCCTGGATGCTGCGTTCGCTGCTCGAAGGCAAATAA
- a CDS encoding cold-shock protein — protein MLKIVHLLTGAAALLLSFIPSLQPESLPYLQQHDALYLALFGLLNLTLAPVIPYWNKGTRHQLQNLVSALLVLAVVVQTLTLLAPMPEVGGHPAILLSLAIAVVAIVLHLAISFYRSSAPASSQNYDMTNRDTGTVKWFNTSKGFGFISRDSGDDIFVHFRAIRGEGHRVLVEGQRVEFSVMNRDKGLQAEDVIAALPRR, from the coding sequence ATGTTGAAAATCGTCCACCTGCTAACGGGCGCTGCAGCTTTGCTGCTGTCCTTTATCCCGAGCCTGCAACCAGAAAGCCTGCCGTACCTGCAACAACACGACGCGCTGTACCTGGCTCTGTTCGGCCTTCTCAACCTGACGCTGGCGCCAGTGATTCCCTACTGGAACAAAGGCACACGCCATCAACTGCAAAACCTGGTCAGCGCCCTGCTGGTGCTGGCTGTCGTGGTACAAACCCTCACCCTCCTGGCCCCTATGCCTGAAGTCGGCGGCCATCCAGCCATCCTGCTCAGCCTGGCCATTGCGGTGGTCGCGATCGTTCTTCACCTGGCCATCAGCTTCTACCGTTCGTCTGCCCCGGCCAGCTCGCAAAACTACGACATGACCAACCGGGATACCGGGACCGTCAAGTGGTTCAACACCTCTAAAGGCTTCGGCTTTATTTCCCGGGACTCGGGCGACGATATCTTCGTCCACTTCCGGGCCATCCGCGGCGAAGGCCATCGCGTCCTGGTGGAAGGCCAGCGCGTGGAGTTCTCCGTGATGAACCGCGACAAAGGCCTGCAAGCTGAAGACGTGATCGCCGCCCTGCCGCGTCGCTGA
- a CDS encoding SlyX family protein, which yields MDLQDRVMDLESRLAFQDDTIETLNDILVAQQRAVERLQLQMAALLKRQEEMGGQFESSEEEAPPPHY from the coding sequence ATGGACCTGCAAGACCGCGTGATGGACCTTGAGAGCCGCCTGGCTTTCCAGGACGACACCATCGAGACATTGAATGACATCCTGGTCGCCCAGCAGCGGGCGGTAGAGCGTCTGCAATTGCAGATGGCGGCCTTGCTCAAGCGTCAGGAAGAAATGGGCGGGCAGTTCGAGTCTTCCGAGGAAGAAGCGCCACCGCCTCATTATTGA
- a CDS encoding HIT domain-containing protein, giving the protein MFALDPRLQNDTLPIGEFPLCRLLLSNDSNYLWLILVPRIAGISEVFQLDAGDQSRLWRETTTLAQLLNDGFGADKMNIGALGNVVNQLHVHVIVRKRYDAAWPAPVWGKHPAVPYSDDQVALIRTRLRELLPPEFIFAQD; this is encoded by the coding sequence GTGTTCGCCTTGGATCCACGTCTGCAAAACGACACCTTGCCCATCGGGGAATTCCCCCTGTGCCGGCTGCTGCTGTCCAATGACTCTAACTACCTCTGGCTTATCCTGGTGCCGCGCATTGCCGGCATCAGCGAAGTGTTCCAGCTCGACGCTGGCGACCAGTCCCGGTTGTGGCGCGAAACCACCACGTTGGCACAGTTGCTCAATGACGGGTTCGGCGCCGATAAAATGAACATCGGTGCGCTGGGTAACGTGGTCAACCAGTTACATGTGCACGTGATTGTGCGCAAACGCTACGATGCGGCTTGGCCTGCACCGGTCTGGGGCAAGCATCCGGCAGTGCCTTATAGCGACGATCAGGTGGCGCTGATTCGTACCCGCCTGCGGGAGCTGCTGCCGCCCGAATTCATTTTTGCCCAGGACTGA
- a CDS encoding OprD family porin: MRVMKWSMIALAVSAGTSQFAMASAQDDAKGFVEDSTFSINTRALYFSRDNRNNTSGKSYTRESGLGFNGLYQSGFTQGTIGVGVDVIGLLGVKLDSGRGRNGTGLFPEGSDGRSEDEYSKGGGAIKFRLSNTVLKVGDQYTTAPVFASDDSRLLPELPQGISIVSNEIKDLKLEAGHFTSSVAQAQTYRDSIIDFPETSRGIKQANFVGGTYGWTPEFTTSLYYSKVEDYWRKYYANVNWTHALSDDQSVAVDFNIYDTKSDGAGLQRAFKDDVTKLDNRAFSLQGAYTIGAHTFTLAAQKVTGDGDYGYGIDGGGTVFLANSVARSDFNAEGEKSFKARYDLDMATFGVPGLSFLASYVTGSGANTALTSNGKEWERDLEAKYVIQSGPAKDLSLRIRQATYRSSDGVYYGSSSIDELRLIAQYPLNIL, translated from the coding sequence ATGCGCGTGATGAAGTGGAGCATGATCGCCCTCGCTGTCTCAGCAGGCACCTCACAGTTCGCAATGGCGTCCGCCCAAGATGATGCCAAAGGTTTTGTCGAAGACAGCACCTTCAGCATCAACACCCGTGCCCTGTACTTCAGCCGGGATAACCGCAACAACACGTCGGGTAAAAGCTACACCCGGGAAAGCGGCCTGGGCTTCAACGGTTTGTACCAGTCGGGTTTCACCCAGGGCACCATCGGTGTGGGTGTTGACGTAATCGGCCTGCTGGGCGTGAAACTGGACAGCGGCAGAGGCCGGAATGGCACTGGTTTGTTCCCGGAAGGCTCGGATGGCCGCTCAGAGGATGAGTACTCCAAGGGCGGCGGCGCTATCAAGTTCCGTCTCTCCAATACCGTGCTGAAAGTCGGCGACCAGTACACCACTGCGCCGGTCTTCGCGTCCGACGACAGTCGCTTGCTGCCGGAGCTGCCGCAAGGTATCTCGATCGTCAGCAACGAGATCAAAGACCTCAAGCTTGAAGCCGGTCACTTCACTTCCAGCGTTGCCCAGGCGCAAACCTACAGGGACAGTATCATCGACTTCCCTGAAACCTCCCGGGGCATCAAGCAAGCCAATTTCGTGGGTGGTACCTACGGTTGGACGCCTGAGTTCACCACCAGCCTCTACTACTCGAAAGTCGAAGACTACTGGCGCAAATACTACGCCAACGTCAACTGGACCCATGCCCTGAGCGACGACCAGTCGGTGGCTGTAGACTTCAACATCTACGACACCAAGAGCGACGGTGCCGGCCTGCAACGCGCTTTCAAAGACGACGTGACCAAACTCGACAACCGTGCGTTCAGCTTGCAGGGTGCCTACACCATCGGTGCACACACCTTCACCCTGGCTGCCCAGAAGGTTACCGGTGACGGCGACTACGGCTACGGCATTGACGGTGGCGGCACAGTGTTCCTGGCCAACTCCGTCGCCCGTTCCGACTTCAACGCCGAAGGCGAGAAATCCTTCAAGGCCCGTTACGACCTCGACATGGCCACCTTCGGTGTACCTGGCCTGAGCTTCCTGGCTTCGTACGTCACCGGTAGCGGCGCCAACACCGCCCTGACCTCGAACGGCAAAGAGTGGGAACGCGACCTCGAAGCCAAATACGTGATCCAGAGCGGCCCGGCCAAAGACCTGAGCCTGCGTATTCGCCAAGCGACTTATCGCTCGTCTGATGGCGTTTACTACGGTTCTTCGTCGATCGACGAACTGCGTCTGATCGCGCAATACCCGCTGAACATCTTGTAA
- a CDS encoding mechanosensitive ion channel family protein has translation MDLNAEVDQLIKASQAWVPMIMEYGSRVLLAVLTLAIGWWLINKLTHKVGRLLALRNADLALQGFVTSLANIVLKVMLIVSVASMIGVETTSFVAAIGAATLAIGLALQGSLANFAGGVLILLFRPFRIGDWIEAQGTAGTVDSIQIFHTVIRTGDNKTVIVPNGILSNGIITNTNRQPTRKVVFDVGVDYEADLQKAREVLLELAKDPRVLADPEPVAVISTLGDSSITVSLRVWTKTADYWDVMFMFNELARDRLKAVGIDIPFPQRVIRMMQEAPAK, from the coding sequence ATGGACTTGAATGCTGAAGTGGATCAATTGATCAAGGCTTCCCAAGCCTGGGTCCCGATGATCATGGAGTACGGCAGCCGGGTATTGCTGGCGGTGCTGACCCTGGCCATTGGCTGGTGGTTGATCAACAAGTTGACCCACAAGGTAGGGCGCCTGCTGGCCCTGCGCAATGCCGACCTGGCGCTGCAGGGCTTTGTGACCAGCCTGGCGAACATCGTGCTCAAAGTGATGCTGATCGTCAGCGTCGCCTCGATGATCGGTGTCGAAACCACCTCGTTCGTCGCCGCGATCGGTGCCGCGACCCTGGCTATTGGCCTGGCGTTGCAAGGCAGCCTGGCTAACTTTGCCGGTGGCGTGCTGATCCTGCTGTTCCGCCCGTTCCGCATCGGTGACTGGATCGAAGCCCAGGGCACAGCGGGTACCGTCGATAGCATCCAGATCTTCCACACGGTGATCCGCACCGGCGACAACAAGACGGTCATCGTGCCTAACGGCATCTTGTCCAACGGCATCATCACCAACACCAACCGCCAACCGACCCGCAAGGTGGTGTTTGACGTAGGTGTCGACTACGAAGCCGACCTGCAAAAGGCCCGTGAAGTGCTGCTGGAACTGGCCAAGGACCCACGGGTTCTGGCGGACCCGGAGCCGGTTGCCGTGATTTCGACCCTGGGCGACAGTTCGATCACTGTTTCCCTGCGCGTATGGACCAAGACTGCAGATTATTGGGATGTGATGTTCATGTTTAATGAACTGGCGCGGGATCGTTTGAAAGCTGTAGGGATAGATATCCCATTCCCGCAGCGCGTTATTCGCATGATGCAGGAAGCACCTGCCAAGTAA
- a CDS encoding YajQ family cyclic di-GMP-binding protein — translation MPSFDVVSELDKHEVTNAVENAVKELDRRYDLKGKGSFEFKEKELTVNLTAEADFQLEAMIEILKLALVKRKIDVQCLEVKDAYASGKLMKQEAVLKEGIDKELAKKIVAHVKDAKLKVQAAIQGEQVRITGKKRDDLQDAIAALRAKTFDMPLQFNNFRD, via the coding sequence ATGCCGTCGTTCGACGTGGTATCTGAACTGGACAAGCACGAAGTCACCAACGCCGTCGAGAACGCCGTCAAGGAGCTGGACCGTCGTTATGACTTGAAAGGCAAAGGCAGCTTTGAGTTCAAGGAAAAAGAACTGACGGTCAACCTGACCGCTGAAGCCGATTTCCAGCTGGAAGCGATGATCGAGATCCTCAAGCTGGCCCTGGTCAAGCGCAAGATTGATGTGCAGTGCCTCGAAGTCAAGGATGCCTACGCTTCGGGCAAGTTGATGAAGCAGGAAGCCGTGCTCAAGGAAGGTATCGACAAGGAGCTGGCGAAGAAAATCGTCGCTCACGTCAAGGACGCCAAGCTCAAGGTCCAGGCCGCGATCCAGGGCGAGCAGGTGCGTATCACCGGCAAGAAGCGTGACGATTTGCAGGATGCGATTGCCGCCCTGCGCGCCAAGACCTTTGATATGCCGCTGCAGTTCAACAACTTCCGCGACTGA
- a CDS encoding putative 2-dehydropantoate 2-reductase produces MSTTWHVLGAGSLGTLWATRLARAGLPVTLILRDQARLTRYQASPGLTLVEQGHAQTYPVVAQTSDSPEPIDRLLVACKAYDAPGAVAQLARRLTPNAEVILLQNGLGSQDAVAALLPQARCIFASSTEGAFRQSDGSVVFAGHGFTWLGDASHPTAPLWLDDLHAAGIPHQWSTDILTRLWRKLALNCAINPLTVLYQCRNGGLQAHHCEVATLCAELGELLTCCGQPAAAENLQAEVERVIQATAANFSSMYQDVANGRRTEISYLLGHACQAALRHRLSLPHLQQLQVRLAAYLDAHGLPSD; encoded by the coding sequence ATGTCCACCACCTGGCATGTCCTCGGCGCAGGCAGTCTCGGCACATTATGGGCCACACGCCTGGCCCGCGCGGGCCTGCCCGTCACGCTGATCCTGCGCGATCAGGCGCGCCTGACCCGCTATCAGGCATCTCCCGGGCTGACCCTGGTCGAACAAGGGCATGCCCAGACTTATCCGGTGGTTGCACAAACATCCGACAGCCCCGAGCCAATTGATCGCCTGCTGGTCGCGTGTAAAGCCTACGATGCTCCTGGCGCTGTCGCACAGCTGGCACGACGCCTGACACCCAATGCCGAGGTAATCCTGCTGCAGAACGGCTTGGGCAGCCAGGATGCGGTTGCCGCCCTATTGCCCCAGGCACGCTGTATCTTCGCCTCCAGCACCGAGGGTGCGTTTCGGCAAAGTGATGGCAGCGTGGTATTTGCCGGCCACGGCTTCACCTGGCTCGGTGACGCCAGCCATCCCACGGCGCCGCTGTGGCTGGACGACCTGCACGCTGCCGGCATTCCCCACCAGTGGAGCACCGACATCCTCACGCGGCTCTGGCGAAAACTGGCACTCAACTGTGCGATCAATCCACTGACGGTGCTCTATCAATGCCGCAATGGCGGATTGCAGGCGCATCACTGCGAGGTGGCGACCTTGTGTGCCGAGCTCGGCGAGCTGCTGACGTGCTGCGGCCAGCCCGCGGCGGCCGAGAATCTGCAGGCCGAAGTGGAGCGGGTGATCCAGGCGACAGCGGCCAACTTCTCGTCGATGTACCAGGATGTGGCCAACGGGCGGCGCACCGAGATCAGCTATCTGCTCGGCCATGCCTGCCAGGCGGCCTTGCGCCATCGTTTGAGCCTGCCGCATCTGCAACAACTGCAGGTACGCCTGGCCGCCTACCTGGACGCACACGGATTGCCCAGCGACTGA
- a CDS encoding sensor histidine kinase, with protein MPLRQRLENLPVGQKLLAALLVLLTTVLLVANLTFISAAYWISQESMAPQALQAIGRLVSNPALAAQALDSPANADALLNELTSYSPLRAAALYDGEGSRLAQLQHGDRLQLPAHYRDIEAWRVTEFRSNQVITLPRPGLPSGHLLLVASSELPVAFYTGTLTASLGILIFSILLWMVIARQIKRLITRPIHELEELSRQVTREENYALRAGRGNHDEIGSLAEAFNTMLSRIEAREQQLKRARDDSQAAYDQAQGLAEETRHTNRKLELEVQVRSKIEKKLTGFQNYLNSIIDSMPSALIALDEQLYVTQWNQEASALSGTRLDEALNQPIFLAFEPLKPYLPQLKATVEQHTVERIERVTWIKDDEPKHYALTFYPLMGGAGRGVVIRIDDITQRLSLEEMMVQSEKMLSVGGLAAGMAHEINNPLGAILHNVQNIRRRLSADLPKNQEHAEQVGVELETVNRYLQSREVPQLLDGIQQAGARAAKIVTHMLSFSRRSNRQMAPCDLPALIDQAVEIAGNDFDLTIGFDFKGQAIIRQFDPLLGPVPGTANELEQVLLNLLKNAAQAIHLREDDSEPGRIILRTRLNPPWAEIQVEDNGIGMSENVRKRTFEPFFTTKEIGQGTGLGLSVSYFIITNNHKGQMEVHSTLGQGTCFTLRLPLAGSQLAHHELTQLEH; from the coding sequence ATGCCACTGCGCCAGCGTCTCGAAAACCTCCCCGTCGGGCAGAAACTGCTGGCGGCCCTGCTGGTACTGCTGACCACCGTGCTGCTGGTGGCCAACCTGACCTTTATCAGCGCCGCCTATTGGATCTCCCAGGAAAGCATGGCCCCGCAAGCCTTGCAGGCAATTGGCCGGCTGGTTTCCAACCCCGCCCTCGCCGCGCAAGCCCTGGACTCTCCCGCCAACGCCGATGCCTTGCTCAACGAGCTGACCAGCTATTCGCCACTGCGGGCGGCGGCCCTGTATGACGGCGAAGGCAGCCGCCTGGCGCAACTGCAACACGGTGATCGCCTGCAACTGCCGGCGCACTATCGCGACATCGAGGCGTGGCGGGTTACCGAGTTTCGCAGCAATCAAGTCATCACCCTGCCCCGCCCCGGCCTGCCCTCAGGGCATCTGCTGCTGGTGGCCAGCAGCGAACTGCCAGTCGCTTTCTACACCGGCACCCTGACCGCCAGCCTTGGCATCCTGATTTTCAGCATCCTGCTGTGGATGGTGATTGCCCGGCAGATCAAACGCCTGATTACCCGGCCCATCCACGAGTTGGAAGAGTTGTCGCGCCAGGTCACCCGCGAGGAGAACTACGCCCTGCGGGCCGGTCGCGGCAACCATGACGAAATCGGCAGCCTGGCCGAAGCGTTCAATACCATGCTGTCGCGTATCGAAGCCCGGGAGCAGCAACTCAAGCGCGCACGGGACGACTCCCAGGCCGCCTACGACCAGGCCCAGGGTCTGGCCGAGGAAACCCGGCATACCAACCGCAAGCTGGAACTGGAAGTGCAGGTTCGCAGCAAGATCGAGAAAAAACTCACCGGCTTTCAGAACTATCTCAACAGCATCATCGACTCCATGCCCTCCGCCCTGATTGCCCTGGACGAGCAGCTCTACGTCACCCAATGGAACCAGGAAGCCAGCGCCCTGTCCGGCACGCGCCTGGATGAAGCCCTGAACCAGCCGATCTTCCTCGCCTTCGAACCGCTCAAGCCCTATCTGCCCCAGCTCAAGGCCACGGTGGAGCAGCACACGGTGGAGCGCATCGAGCGCGTTACCTGGATCAAGGACGACGAACCCAAGCACTATGCCCTGACCTTTTACCCGCTGATGGGTGGCGCCGGGCGCGGGGTGGTGATCCGTATCGACGACATCACCCAGCGCCTGTCCCTGGAAGAAATGATGGTGCAATCGGAGAAAATGCTGTCAGTCGGAGGGCTCGCCGCAGGCATGGCCCACGAAATCAACAACCCGTTGGGGGCAATCCTGCACAACGTGCAGAACATTCGGCGACGCCTGTCGGCGGACCTGCCGAAAAACCAGGAGCATGCCGAGCAGGTGGGCGTGGAACTGGAAACGGTCAACCGCTACCTGCAAAGCCGCGAAGTGCCGCAGCTGCTCGACGGCATCCAGCAAGCCGGGGCCCGTGCAGCGAAAATCGTCACCCATATGCTCAGTTTCAGCCGCCGCAGCAACCGGCAGATGGCGCCTTGCGACCTGCCGGCCCTGATTGACCAGGCCGTGGAAATTGCCGGTAACGACTTCGACCTGACCATCGGCTTCGACTTCAAGGGCCAGGCGATCATCCGCCAGTTCGACCCTTTGCTGGGCCCCGTGCCGGGCACCGCCAACGAATTGGAGCAGGTCCTGCTCAACCTGCTGAAAAACGCCGCCCAGGCCATCCACCTGCGCGAAGACGACAGCGAGCCGGGGCGCATCATCCTGCGCACCCGGCTCAACCCACCCTGGGCCGAGATCCAGGTGGAAGACAATGGCATCGGCATGAGTGAGAACGTGCGCAAACGCACGTTCGAACCGTTCTTCACCACCAAGGAAATCGGCCAGGGCACGGGGCTGGGCCTGTCGGTCTCGTACTTCATCATCACCAACAACCACAAGGGCCAGATGGAGGTTCACTCCACCCTGGGCCAGGGCACCTGTTTCACCTTGCGCCTGCCACTGGCCGGTAGCCAGCTTGCCCACCACGAACTGACTCAACTGGAGCACTGA